The Leishmania infantum JPCM5 genome chromosome 28 sequence tgttcagcagcgccgctcgtcctcgtcgtcgtcttcgtcctcTTCGAGCAGCCGCTCTTCTGGATCGCGGCAGAGCCGCGGGAAGCGGAGCCCCAAGTGCGGcccaggcggcggcgacggggtCGCTGTGGGAAAAGGGTCACTGCCCGCATATGGCAGAGGTTCGGTTCCTGGCGCCCTCGAGACGGAGTGGAGTGGAACACCGCAGCACCTGTCCAGCACGAGTCACACTCTCGTGCGGTCTTTGTCTTTGTCcctctcgtcgtcgtcgtccccTGNgtcctcgtcctcgtcttcgtcgtcctTCCTTTCGCACTCACGGGACCTCAacgacgccgatggcgaGTATCAAGATTTTGTGGTGAACGGCCAATACCTCGCTGGTAATTACGCGGACCGCCGGCACGTGGCCGAGATGACGAGCGTGGTCGTTAGCTCTAGCTCTTCAGACTCGGGCCTCAGAACGCACTCGTTGTACTCGTCATCCTCCTCAAAGACGCGCTCCGACGGCAGCACCCACAGTcgtcgtggcagcagcaaccgtACCCAAAgccactcctcctcttcttacggcagcagccgcggctcCAGTCGacacagccgcggcagcagtcgGAGCAGTCGgagcagtcgcagcagctcacgcagctcctccaacgcgcgccaccgccgccgccatcacaaccgcggcagaggaggcatcatcagcggcgagggcgatATTCGAAGCTACCGTAAGGTCCTCGCGCGGCAACAGTGCCGCAACAACCCTGCCTTCTCGAACGCGTACTTCCTCGACACGGGCAACATCACCGgtggcgagcgccgccgcaagatgatctctctcccctcctacCGCGTCTCGATGATCTCATTTGTGGACAAGAAGATCCTCAAGAAGGACCTCAACCACAACTTCTATATTCAGCACCCCGAGCTCGAGGTTCGTGATATCAAACTGACGCACCTCCGCAAGATCAAGCACGAGTTGCTGGTCTACGCGCTAGAGGACAACTCCCTGTTGGACCTGACCACCACGGCGTATGCGTACTGGTACTTTGAGCGACTCGTGGTGCAGGGCATGGTGGGCAAGCACAACCGCAAGGAGATCATGGCGGCATGCGTACTGCTCGCCATCAAGTTCCTGGAAACGGGCGACCTCATGAAGAAGATTGCCTACTTCAAGAACCGGTGGCGCCGCTTTCACAACGTGTCTGGCGTGCACGTCGGAAATGTCAACGCGatgctcggcggcggcggcgctaagggggtggaggaggatgacgaggaggtggtgcacgTGAATTGGAAgaaggtggaggagcaggagtTCCCGGTGTACGTCGGGCTCGACTTTACACTGCTGCCCGACGGGGACGGGCAGGTGATCAAGACGCACATTGaacgcctgctgcagctcatcaATGTGACCTCGCAGGAGTACTATAGCAAGAAGTTCGTTTCACCTGCGTACTTGAACCACTACAACTGCTACAGCAACCTCTACTACTAGTACACGCTTGATGTGTGCCTTGCAGGAGCGCCTCTTCGTACCAGTTGTTGGTCGTCATGTAATGatgagtgtgtgtgcctgtgttgCGTGGCTGTGGTGTTGCATACATTAAGAAGCGGAATATGCCTCCTactccccctttttttgctccccctctctgcctctctctgtacatatatatatatatatatacatatgcatgcatgtgtgtctgggactgtgtgtgtgtggcgacGTATGGATATGTGCATCCTTCGTTTCTCTTTTGTTTGTGTATTGCTCGAGTGGGAAGGTGGCGTCTGACCATGCCGCTCGCGCACGATCTTCCTGCATTCCTGCACCTCCCCGCTCTCCACCCAAagcctccttctctctgcctcgcctCTCCGCATTTTGGACGCTTCTCTCATCTTTTTCGGGTTGGCATTGCGGAAGGCTTTTGCGTCTCTTTCCCCCCTTCGCCTGTGTGCTACTTCCGTGTGCTGCGGTTGCGGCATGCATCCACGCAACGCACTCCctcacatgcgcacacaggcgaagggggggggtagggGGCGCCAGCGATTTTTGTGATAAGCGCTACAGAGGGAGATGGTTGACGACGCGAACGCCGGTGCTTCTGTTGCGGCCGTGAGTGACATCGAAGCCTATTCTGTGTTTTGTCCGCGCCCCCTTCGCTCTGTCCGCCTCGCGACATTCTTGAGGAAAGGGTTGGGAAGAAGCTGGCAAAGGTGATTGCTCATAATGAAGTAGGTGAACGATAGACAGGCAAACAACAACCCATGCCACCGCGATGGCGCTTCTCCTTACGCTTGTTTGGGGAGACGAATCCCCCCATCTCCCGGGAGGGTGTGCTCGAAGAAGGGAGCCAGGCGGGAaggcggcgcgtgtgtgcgtgctgattcatctccttccctccctaTTATGCGGCAGTGCCGTCGGATACTGCCCGCCCGcctgcgcgtgtctgtgcgtgtctgtggaTTCGCCTTTGTGCCGTGCCTTATTTGTTCATGCTTCTCGCTTCGTtatcctcctccctctgGGTCTCATGATGACGACGTCATGTTTGCGCCGgcaccctctcctccctctccctggACTTGATTGCCAGTAGTGGCATGCTAATTGCGAGTTCGGCGCCACGCCAACTTTCACTGCTGTCCATCATCACAACACTGTAGCTTTCCGCCACGGCGGGGAACGTTCGACACGGATAGCGCTGTCAACTCATGTCTGCTGAGCAGCCGGCGAGTGAGCGAATCCCGCTGGTTCGGCGCGCGTGGGAGCGTTGTGTAGCGcgtctccttcccctctcgctTACTGGCACACCGAcaccgtcgtcgcgcagCCTTCGTGATGTGTCGGAGGGGCACTTCCGCCGCTTTATCTACGACCGCTACAcggagccgcagcggcactaCCACACCCTCGAGCATCTGGAGGAGATGCTGGGGCAGCTCGTCACTTATGAAGCAGAGCACGGCTGGCACGGTGCGTGCATACCAGCAATGGTAGAGGAGCCAGTCTCGTCGTCGGCTCCGCCGTCGGAGCTGTTGACAGGCGCGGACAGAGTAGCGTACGAGTGGACTGGCACGGTGCTGCTTCTGTCTGTTCTCTTTCACGACGTTGTCTACGATCCAACCCGCGGCGACAACGAAGAGGCAAGCGCGGCGGTCGCTGCGGAGTTCCTCCAGGAAATGCAGCGTGAGAGCGAGGTCGCCAGCAGCTCttcatcggcagcagcagcggcggtgagtgctgctgcactgacCAGCGTGGCTGGCGCGTCTGCTCTGCCTTCCGCGAGTGGCGCCACGTGCGCTGAGGATGATGCGAGTCCGCAGCACCCTCCTCGCTACTCGTCTGCCCCGCCGCTTCTCTGGGCCGACGCACAGGCGATTGAGTTTGTACGCAACTCTACGACAACGTACATACTGAAGACGAAGGAGCACCTCTCGGTTGAGCcgaagcagccgctgcacctgccATCCTCTCCCGCAGAGGCTTTCACGTTAGCAGAGCGGGGGGTAGTGAGTGCTGTAGTACAGCAGAGCCGCGACGACCCGCTGCATGTGTTTCTGGATCTGGACCTGGCTATTCTCGGACACCCGGACGCCGACACGTATCGCCACCGCTACGCCGACAACATCCAGCGCGAGTACAGCCACTATCCCCGCGCCGACTTCTTGAAGGGACGTGCTGGCTTCCTGAACGTCTTTGCGCAGCACCCGCAGTGGTACAAGACACCGTACTTCTTCTACCGACTTGAGGCGCACGCTCGACACAACGCAGCGCAGGAGGTGAAGACGTTGACTGCCGAACTGGCAGATGTGCAGATGGCATCCTGACGCTGCGCTTATTTTGGTGTACCGCGAAGGCACTGAAGCAGAGAaaaggtggaggaggaagccGAATCGTGGTGTGACGCGGCATCGGCGTTAGCATATGCGTGTATATGTCGACCCCATGTTGCAGCACGTGCGGCGGCCCTTCGCAAGGAGCGCTGAGTTGCACCAATCAACCTAgacccccctcccgctcctcgTCATTGCCCTTCTCTCGTAAGGCACCCTTCCTCCAACCACCAACGCCGCTAGCAGTGAACAGTACATGACCACCGGCAAAAAAATTGTGGCTACTCTTTTTGTTCTACGGACTCTCGTCCGCTTGCACGTTaggcacacacatacgcacacaaaaaGGTCGTGTACTTACACGCAAAACCTCTAGCATGTGTGTCGCGCGGTGCACCTACACTATGGCGAGGGCGTGCATTGAACTGTGAATGCTGACGGCTGactctcgctcgctcctcCTTACCTCTTCGCCTTTCCGCGCCTGCAAGCGAGTGGGCAGTCCGACTCTGCGGGCATAGCGGTACGACGAGATCGGGTGCACGGCCGCGTTTTGCTTTTCATTGTCCAGTGGAAGCGGCGTCACGATTCTGCCTGTCAGCGCTGGCTCTGGTTTTCGGTTTCTCTGCGAATGAcagcttctctctcgttgtttCTACTCTCCGTGTCCCCAGAGGCAGTCCCGCCCACCCGgaccccccttccccaccacTACTTCATATCTTCACTCGGTGAGGCAGGAAGCTGGTATAGCAGGCGACCCTGCCCTCTCGTCTGCGCACACCAAGCACAGTCGTGCATACGTATCGATGCCTTTGTAAAAAAGAAGACGCGCTCTATTTTTGCCGGTGCGGCCTCTGTGTAAGCGGCGCGgtcacacccacacccacacacccacccacccacccacacacacacacacacacgccacccCAGTAGTCCGGCCGATGGAGGAGAACATTCTGACTCGCCTCCCGGCCTCGGTGTAACTCTTTCTCCCGTGTTCCGTTTCGCGCCTTCTtactctccctctcccctctcttgcACCGGAAACGGAAGGGAGGCATTCccatacgcacgcacggcatatcggagcagcgccagcgaaTGCGCATGGCTTCACTTT is a genomic window containing:
- a CDS encoding putative cyclin dependent kinase-binding protein; amino-acid sequence: MISKGGNSGLGSGSGVKPRLVAKVSGVQRATAFLSAIDPTELHPHPLRGAARSITKDGSGGSSSSNPDSLGGSFNNAETEEERAVLDGMSRALGTGADGCDTLRNFTIRVPSSSAFEAPANTHVGGLASAATQSTSAPAVANTTSSSDPDAIVATDAVASDHPHFSSTIPRVPVGKAVSQLTPQQFQHRRRQPFAADFSLRYRRQENFLKSLGTSMKPTKRHRRHNSSSSSSSSSSSRSRSEIQRSAASPMNTSGATAAGGLGTGASGARQDAGASAANGGLTTAGGDISGTTLNGGVTGAGGESNLLPSQGHRHRISCNSGGKPPLQVHELVKREGQRVRLRWIYGDVQQRRSSSSSSSSSSSSRSSGSRQSRGKRSPKCGPGGGDGVAVGKGSLPAYGRGSVPGALETEWSGTPQHLSSTSHTLVRSLSLSLSSSSSPXSSSSSSSSFLSHSRDLNDADGEYQDFVVNGQYLAGNYADRRHVAEMTSVVVSSSSSDSGLRTHSLYSSSSSKTRSDGSTHSRRGSSNRTQSHSSSSYGSSRGSSRHSRGSSRSSRSSRSSSRSSSNARHRRRHHNRGRGGIISGEGDIRSYRKVLARQQCRNNPAFSNAYFLDTGNITGGERRRKMISLPSYRVSMISFVDKKILKKDLNHNFYIQHPELEVRDIKLTHLRKIKHELLVYALEDNSLLDLTTTAYAYWYFERLVVQGMVGKHNRKEIMAACVLLAIKFLETGDLMKKIAYFKNRWRRFHNVSGVHVGNVNAMLGGGGAKGVEEDDEEVVHVNWKKVEEQEFPVYVGLDFTLLPDGDGQVIKTHIERLLQLINVTSQEYYSKKFVSPAYLNHYNCYSNLYY